From a region of the Uloborus diversus isolate 005 unplaced genomic scaffold, Udiv.v.3.1 scaffold_302, whole genome shotgun sequence genome:
- the LOC129233265 gene encoding serine/arginine repetitive matrix protein 1-like: protein MDAVNEAIVAVLNLVTSLGDVVRVELAARDQVIAGLREELRVEKERNRRFKEEVVRNVNNLNQATFNRDAPWEEDPSPPPSPDADDTSSMEDDASTSMEVDDDNDDGGDGGDDGGDAPVLLDVPGAQSPRVSGAPTSRRRMWGATTSRRQSGIFNPPFAPSDSPAPEGGRTEDAAPDTPVCPVIITVTQPTPPEEGFTEQNGAQEEEVDEQREPDDDDPGRDGSTDAALHADPADPPPDDDDDEDDSSPPSPPPPPPSSGLGARGTRVRRQVQLYQAPADSLRRRPRLPPPSRRPRRRGDVRDIRRVRPSPSPPSSD, encoded by the exons TGATTGCAGGTCTCAGGGAGGAGCTGAgggttgaaaaagaaagaaacaggcgTTTCAAAGAAGAGGTTGTTCGAAATGTGAACAACCTCAACCAGGCAACCTTCAACCGCG ACGCTCCCTGGGAGGAAGATCCCAGCCCACCCCCCAGCCCCGATGCAGACGACACCTCCTCCATGGAGGACGATGCCTCTACCTCCATGGAGGTGGACGACGATAATGATGATGGTGGTGATGGTGGTGATGACGGCGGAGACGCCCCCGTTCTCCTGGACGTGCCCGGGGCCCAAAGTCCAAGGGTTTCCGGGGCCCCAACTTCAAGACGTCGAATGTGGGGAGCCACCACGTCCAGGAGGCAGTCAGGTATTTTTAACCCTCCTTTTGCTCCATCAGACTCCCCAGCGCCGGAAGGAGGCCGCACAGAGGACGCAGCCCCTGACACGCCCGTCTGCCCGGTGATCATCACGGTGACTCAACCGACTCCGCCCGAGGAGGGATTTACCGAGCAGAACGGGGCTCAGGAGGAGGAGGTGGATGAGCAGCGCGAGCCGGACGACGACGACCCAGGGAGGGACGGATCAACGGACGCTGCCCTGCACGCCGATCCCGCGGACCCCCCGCCGGACGACGACGACGACGAGGACGACTCGTCTCCACCGAGTCCTCCCCCGCCGCCGCCTTCGTCGGGCTTGGGGGCCCGAGGGACCCGTGTGCGCCGGCAGGTGCAACTTTACCAGGCGCCCGCCGACTCCCTGCGCCGCCGCCCCCGGCTCCCGCCTCCCAGCCGCCGCCCCCGCCGTCGTGGAGACGTGCGGGATATCCGCAGGGTGCGGCCCTCCCCGAGTCCGCCTTCCAGCGATTGA